The following proteins are co-located in the Billgrantia tianxiuensis genome:
- a CDS encoding hemerythrin domain-containing protein translates to MLTQLRQDHANMARLLHVLQLKQKALADGDRPNFQLVREVVDYILDYMEDFTVPLERVCSDRLQALAPECKALTERLSSDYQALRQRLMRLSNDIDMILMDAVIPMDRFAEDLKAYLDAHRTYLRDERELLFPLIGEYFDDSDLELLAQTLPEGAAAKLERLQEAYPELYAELRETPEPAA, encoded by the coding sequence ATGCTGACCCAACTGCGTCAGGATCATGCCAACATGGCGCGCTTGTTGCACGTTCTTCAGCTCAAGCAAAAGGCCTTGGCCGATGGTGACCGGCCCAACTTCCAACTGGTGCGTGAAGTTGTCGATTACATCCTTGACTACATGGAGGATTTCACCGTTCCGCTGGAGCGTGTCTGCTCGGATCGGTTGCAGGCCCTGGCCCCGGAGTGCAAGGCCCTCACCGAGCGCTTGTCGAGCGATTACCAGGCCTTGCGGCAGCGCCTGATGCGACTGTCCAACGATATCGACATGATCCTGATGGACGCGGTAATCCCGATGGATCGCTTCGCCGAGGACCTGAAGGCCTATCTGGATGCGCATCGCACCTACCTGCGCGATGAACGCGAACTGCTCTTCCCGTTGATCGGTGAATATTTCGACGATAGCGACCTGGAACTCCTGGCTCAGACACTGCCTGAAGGGGCGGCAGCCAAGCTGGAGCGTTTGCAGGAGGCCTACCCGGAACTCTACGCCGAACTGCGCGAAACCCCGGAGCCGGCGGCCTGA
- the trmA gene encoding tRNA (uridine(54)-C5)-methyltransferase TrmA produces MSIPVVDLARYDQQLAAKRERITQQFQRFAPPALEVFPSPPSHYRQRCEFRLWHEGDDLYYAMFEVDRDDPKHKRLIRLDDYPVASRRINELMPRLREVLLENDVLRRRLFQVEFLTTLSGEALVTLIYHRPLDGAWEEAARWLQQHLDIFVIGRSRKQRLVLERDHVWERLEVEGRTFHYQQVENSFTQPNAEINRAMLAWARDVTRGSQAGDLVELYCGNGNFTVALAENFRHVLATEISRTSVASAQQNLAANAIGNAAVGRMSAEEFSAALKGEKGGRRVTEMALEAYDFSTILVDPPRAGLDEASCRQLSEYSRVVYISCNPDTLERNLETLSRTHRVARFALFDQFPWTHHCECGVLLERKDA; encoded by the coding sequence GTGTCCATTCCCGTTGTCGACCTCGCGCGCTACGACCAGCAGCTCGCGGCCAAGCGTGAACGCATCACCCAGCAGTTCCAGCGCTTCGCCCCGCCGGCCCTGGAGGTGTTTCCTTCACCGCCGAGTCATTACCGCCAGCGCTGCGAGTTTCGCCTATGGCATGAAGGCGACGACCTCTACTACGCCATGTTCGAGGTCGATCGCGACGATCCCAAGCACAAGCGGTTGATTCGCCTGGACGACTATCCCGTCGCCAGCCGGCGCATCAACGAACTGATGCCACGCTTGCGCGAGGTGCTGCTGGAAAACGACGTGCTGCGTCGCCGCCTGTTCCAGGTCGAGTTCCTGACCACGCTTTCCGGCGAGGCGCTGGTCACGCTGATCTATCACCGGCCGCTGGACGGTGCCTGGGAGGAGGCGGCCCGCTGGCTGCAACAGCACCTCGATATCTTCGTCATCGGCCGTTCGCGCAAGCAGCGGCTGGTGCTCGAGCGCGACCATGTCTGGGAGCGGCTGGAAGTGGAGGGACGCACGTTCCACTACCAGCAGGTGGAAAACAGCTTTACCCAGCCCAATGCCGAGATCAACCGGGCCATGCTTGCCTGGGCGCGGGATGTGACCCGGGGCAGCCAGGCCGGTGACCTGGTGGAACTCTACTGCGGTAACGGCAACTTCACCGTTGCCTTGGCCGAGAACTTTCGCCATGTGCTTGCCACCGAGATCTCGCGTACCTCGGTAGCCAGTGCTCAGCAGAACCTGGCAGCCAACGCCATCGGCAATGCCGCGGTAGGGCGCATGTCGGCCGAGGAGTTCAGCGCCGCACTGAAGGGTGAGAAGGGCGGCCGGCGAGTGACCGAGATGGCGCTGGAAGCCTATGACTTCTCCACCATACTGGTGGACCCGCCTCGCGCCGGCCTCGATGAGGCCAGTTGTCGCCAACTGAGCGAATACTCGCGAGTCGTCTATATTTCATGCAACCCCGATACATTGGAGCGCAACCTGGAGACGCTGAGCCGCACTCATCGGGTCGCTCGTTTCGCGTTGTTCGATCAGTTCCCCTGGACGCATCACTGTGAATGTGGGGTGTTGCTGGAGAGAAAGGACGCCTGA
- a CDS encoding quinone-dependent dihydroorotate dehydrogenase has protein sequence MYALARSILFRLDAETAHGHALSALDLAHRLKLAGLLGGARVEDPVELMGLRFPNRVGLAAGLDKNADHLDALGALGFGFVEVGTVTPKGQEGNPKPRLFRLPERGAIINRMGFNNAGVDHLVARVRAARFDGVIGINIGKNLTTPVERAVDDYLLCLEKVHAHADYVTVNISSPNTPGLRNLQFGEHLDALLGTLREAGSRLDQAAGRRVPLAVKIAPDMSAEEVGLVAESIASSGIDAVIATNTTVSREAVAGLPHADEQGGLSGRPVFEPSNRVIRELRRHLPELPIIGVGGIDSGEAAVAKLEAGADLVQLYSGFIYRGPALIGECARAIRAAVAARPR, from the coding sequence ATGTACGCGCTTGCCCGTTCGATCCTGTTTCGTCTCGATGCCGAAACCGCCCACGGCCATGCGCTCTCGGCTCTCGATCTGGCCCATCGCCTCAAGCTAGCGGGGCTGCTGGGTGGGGCACGCGTCGAAGATCCGGTGGAGCTGATGGGGCTGCGCTTCCCCAATCGGGTAGGGCTGGCGGCGGGGCTCGACAAGAACGCCGATCATCTCGATGCGCTGGGCGCGCTCGGCTTCGGTTTCGTCGAGGTCGGCACCGTCACGCCGAAGGGACAGGAGGGCAACCCCAAGCCGCGCCTGTTCCGGCTGCCCGAGCGCGGCGCCATCATCAACCGCATGGGCTTCAACAATGCCGGTGTCGATCACCTGGTGGCGCGCGTGCGTGCCGCCCGCTTCGATGGCGTGATCGGCATCAACATCGGCAAGAACCTCACCACACCGGTGGAGCGCGCCGTGGATGACTACCTGCTCTGTCTGGAGAAGGTCCATGCCCACGCCGACTACGTGACGGTCAACATCTCTTCGCCCAATACCCCGGGGCTGCGCAACCTGCAGTTCGGCGAGCACCTCGATGCCTTGCTTGGCACCTTGCGCGAGGCGGGCAGCCGCCTGGACCAGGCCGCCGGCCGCCGGGTGCCGCTGGCGGTCAAGATCGCACCGGACATGAGCGCCGAAGAGGTGGGGCTGGTGGCGGAGAGCATCGCCAGCAGCGGGATCGATGCAGTGATCGCGACCAATACCACGGTGTCGCGGGAAGCAGTGGCCGGGCTGCCCCATGCCGACGAGCAGGGCGGGCTCTCGGGACGGCCGGTGTTCGAGCCCTCCAACCGGGTGATTCGCGAGCTGCGCCGTCACCTGCCTGAGTTACCGATCATCGGCGTGGGCGGCATCGACAGCGGTGAGGCGGCGGTGGCCAAGCTCGAGGCCGGTGCCGACCTGGTCCAGCTCTATTCGGGTTTCATCTACCGTGGCCCGGCGCTGATCGGCGAATGTGCTCGCGCGATCAGGGCGGCTGTGGCAGCCCGGCCGCGCTGA
- the rlmKL gene encoding bifunctional 23S rRNA (guanine(2069)-N(7))-methyltransferase RlmK/23S rRNA (guanine(2445)-N(2))-methyltransferase RlmL, producing the protein MSESSQRETRAFLATCPKGLEELLADELRTLGADVDKTTVAGVHFHGALEAAYRACLWSRLANRIVLCLLREEGVERPEELHRAVTDVDWSRHLRPGASLAVDFHGRSEQIRHTRFGAQTVKDGVVDALLAQGRPRPGVDLQRPDLRLYTHLHRGRLTLGVDLSGDSLHRRGYRRDVGHAPLKENLAAALLIRAGWPQRLRDGQALVDPLCGAGTLLIEAALMAADMAPNLNRVRFGFHGWAQHDEALWAELKREAEARASIGRKRCRNRLHGFDQSPPALAAAKSNAMRAGIPALIEFSGASLGQLTRPAELGEETRGLVMTNPPYGERLGELPELVSLYRELGEGVRRAFPGWRLAVFTANPDLGHRIGLRADKQYSLKNGPLEAKLLLMDVHAGSGEGEASAAATAAPRSEGAQMFANRLEKNRKRLRKWLKQSGETCYRLYDADMPEYALAVDVYDGRVHVQEYAPPRSVNAAQAQKRLFDALQVIPEVLDVDPGQVVIKRREKQSGRAQYRKQASTGERFQVREGRARLWVNLRDYLDTGLFLDHRPVRRMLAGMAPGTRFLNLFCYTAAATVQAALGSEEAGGASDSISVDLSNTYLEWARDNFALNGLDPAHHRVVRDDCLRWLETARAEFDLIFLDPPTFSNSKKMEGTLDVQRDHVRLVTLAMARLAAGGTLVFSNNQRRFQLDEGLAERFAVEDISARTFDPDFERRHDIHHVFLIRHREAS; encoded by the coding sequence ATGAGTGAGTCATCGCAACGCGAAACACGGGCCTTCCTGGCCACCTGCCCCAAGGGGCTGGAAGAGTTGCTGGCCGACGAACTGCGTACGCTGGGAGCCGACGTCGACAAGACGACGGTGGCCGGCGTCCATTTTCATGGCGCGCTGGAGGCGGCCTATCGTGCCTGCCTGTGGTCGCGGCTGGCCAATCGCATCGTGCTGTGCCTGCTACGGGAGGAGGGCGTCGAGCGCCCTGAGGAACTGCATCGTGCCGTCACTGACGTCGACTGGTCCCGCCACCTGCGCCCTGGCGCCTCCCTGGCGGTGGATTTCCACGGCCGCAGCGAGCAGATTCGTCATACCCGCTTCGGCGCCCAGACCGTCAAGGACGGCGTGGTCGATGCCCTGCTGGCGCAGGGGCGGCCGCGACCGGGTGTCGACCTGCAGCGTCCCGACCTCAGGCTCTATACCCACCTGCACCGCGGGCGGCTGACGCTGGGCGTGGACCTTTCCGGAGACAGCCTGCATCGGCGCGGCTACCGGCGTGACGTGGGCCACGCCCCGCTCAAGGAGAACCTGGCGGCGGCGCTGTTGATCCGGGCCGGCTGGCCGCAGCGGTTGCGCGACGGCCAGGCCCTGGTCGATCCGCTGTGCGGTGCCGGCACGCTGCTGATCGAGGCGGCGCTGATGGCCGCCGACATGGCGCCCAACCTGAACCGGGTACGCTTCGGTTTTCATGGCTGGGCGCAGCACGATGAGGCTCTATGGGCCGAGCTCAAGCGTGAAGCCGAGGCACGCGCCAGTATCGGCCGCAAGCGCTGCCGCAACCGGCTGCATGGCTTCGACCAGAGCCCGCCGGCACTGGCCGCGGCCAAGTCCAACGCCATGCGTGCCGGAATTCCCGCTCTGATCGAGTTCTCCGGTGCCTCGCTCGGCCAGCTGACGCGCCCAGCCGAGCTGGGCGAGGAGACGCGGGGGCTGGTCATGACCAATCCGCCCTACGGCGAACGGCTGGGCGAGCTGCCCGAACTGGTCTCGCTCTACCGCGAGCTGGGCGAGGGCGTGCGGCGCGCCTTCCCTGGCTGGCGCCTGGCGGTATTCACCGCCAATCCGGACCTGGGCCATCGTATCGGACTGCGAGCCGACAAGCAGTACTCGCTGAAGAATGGCCCGCTGGAGGCCAAGCTGCTGCTGATGGACGTGCACGCCGGAAGCGGTGAAGGCGAGGCCAGCGCAGCGGCGACAGCGGCGCCACGCAGCGAAGGGGCGCAGATGTTCGCCAACCGTCTGGAGAAGAACCGCAAGCGACTCAGGAAATGGCTCAAGCAGAGCGGCGAGACCTGCTACCGGCTCTATGACGCCGACATGCCGGAGTATGCGCTGGCGGTGGATGTCTACGACGGCCGGGTGCATGTTCAGGAGTACGCACCACCGCGCTCGGTGAATGCCGCCCAGGCGCAGAAGCGGCTGTTCGATGCGTTGCAGGTGATTCCCGAGGTGCTTGATGTCGACCCTGGCCAGGTGGTGATCAAGCGCCGCGAGAAACAGAGCGGCAGGGCGCAGTACCGCAAGCAGGCGAGTACCGGCGAGCGTTTCCAGGTGCGTGAAGGGCGCGCCAGGCTATGGGTCAATCTGCGCGACTACCTCGACACCGGACTGTTCCTCGACCACCGTCCGGTACGGCGCATGCTTGCCGGGATGGCGCCGGGCACGCGCTTCCTCAACCTGTTCTGCTACACCGCCGCCGCCACGGTGCAGGCGGCGCTTGGTAGCGAAGAGGCCGGTGGTGCCAGCGATAGCATCAGCGTCGATCTTTCCAACACCTACCTGGAGTGGGCGCGTGACAACTTCGCCCTGAATGGCCTCGACCCTGCCCACCATCGTGTGGTGCGCGACGACTGCCTGCGCTGGCTGGAAACCGCCAGGGCCGAGTTCGACCTGATCTTCCTCGATCCGCCGACCTTCTCCAACTCCAAGAAGATGGAAGGCACCCTGGATGTCCAGCGCGACCATGTTCGCCTGGTCACGCTGGCCATGGCGCGCTTGGCAGCGGGCGGTACCCTGGTGTTCTCCAATAACCAGCGACGCTTCCAGCTCGACGAGGGGCTGGCCGAGCGCTTCGCGGTGGAGGACATTTCGGCGCGCACCTTCGATCCCGATTTCGAGCGCCGACACGACATCCACCACGTGTTCCTGATTCGTCACCGGGAGGCCTCATGA
- a CDS encoding NAD-glutamate dehydrogenase, with product MQYETIEVGRQEILKQLRERLESRLDKTRAEEVEAFSRHFYATAPLEDLADRRVDDLYGATLSVWHFIQHFDHASPKVRVFNPDFEEHGWQSSHSFVAVLHEDMPFLVDSVRIELNRRGLTVHAIHNAVLAVERNRNHGLLRVASPRDADAPDNRESMIAIEIDRHSNPEVLAEIEQSLHEVLRDVRTAVGDYEAMCDRARQAVAELQASRPEQIEPGDHEEAVAFIEWLIRDNFTFLGYDAYDIESDAEGDRLVRDEQSKLGVFRLDLSRYQERIRTELGIDGNRFVLVPQLLSFAKSAHHARVHRPTYPDYISIDRYDEQGRLVGEHRFLGLFTSSVYNESPRNIPLLRHKLKAVMEIAGFNPKGHNGKQLLQILEVYPRDDLFQIDTQELARTALGILDIRERRRVRLFIRTDRSGRFHSCLVFVPRDVFSTDLRVRIQNLLCEELDATFGDFNTYLSESILARIQFILRFRGDAPREVNLKRLEAKVAQLARSWRDELHEALVEGFGEEQANRLMDRFRDGFPASYRDDFGSRTAVFDLQHLAELDAGEPLALSLYRLVEEEGSGVNLKLFQRDHTIPLSDVLPVMENLGLRVIGERPYEIVAPDARYWLHDFNLEHHTSTEVSLQKMREPFIEAFKRIWVGEAENDGFNRLVIAANLDWREVAMLRAYARYLKQIRFGMSQDYIATTLTSYPEITRELVVLFKLRFDPEQRPDDAEIDACIERINRHLDGVASLNDDQLLRRFVEMIQATLRTNYYQRSADGGFKDYIAYKLDPKRITGMPKPRPAYEIFVCSPRVEGVHLRGGKVARGGLRWSDRQEDFRTEVLGLVKAQQVKNAVIVPVGAKGGFVCKRLPESGDRDAIQQEGIACYKTFIRALLDVTDNLVGGEVVPPQNVVRHDDDDAYLVVAADKGTATFSDIANEISAEYGHWLGDAFASGGANGYDHKKMGITARGAWESVKRHFRNLGLNTQEEEFSVVGIGDMGGDVFGNGMLLSDKIRLVGAFNHLHIFVDPHPDAAATFAERERLFHLPRSSWEDFDASLISEGGGVFKRSAKSIPISPQMKEVFGIEEDRLSPNDFIRAMLKSHFDLLWNGGIGTYVKGSAETDAMVGDKANDALRINGSELNCRVVGEGGNLGLTQRGRMEAAARGVLVNTDFIDNAGGVNCSDHEVNIKILIDEVVKRGDMTEKQRNQLLADMTEEVADLVILDNYRQTQALDLSQILSRYGIGPYRRFVSELEAAGQIDRELEFLPSDEELQERANADQGMTHPELSVLISYAKSVLKGDVLASDVPDDPYIQQYVERIFPRVLVERFHDEMYEHRLKREIVTTQVANDLVDHMGIVFVRRLIDSTGASPADIARAYIVARDSFQLSDLWERIEALDNQIPSQVQYAMMLDLMRLIRRTTRWFLRQRLGLSTRDAIEYFAPRVAQLQESIGELLRGEERERWEQKRAELLEAGVPEELAATVAASGSLYGALGIIQAARQADEKPQRVAEVFFEIGNRLELPWMIQQVSNLQVRDSWQAQARETFRDDIDRQQLALTVSVLKAEDGREPDDRVDNWLAIHASLHERWCRLIAEVRGGSQASFPLFAVAVRELVDLAESNGEA from the coding sequence ATGCAATACGAGACGATCGAAGTTGGCCGGCAGGAAATTCTCAAGCAACTGCGCGAACGCCTGGAGAGCCGACTCGACAAGACGCGGGCCGAGGAGGTGGAAGCCTTCTCACGCCATTTCTATGCCACGGCGCCGCTGGAGGATCTTGCCGACCGCCGGGTAGACGACCTCTATGGGGCCACGCTCTCGGTATGGCATTTCATCCAGCACTTCGATCATGCCTCGCCCAAGGTGCGCGTCTTCAACCCCGACTTCGAAGAGCATGGCTGGCAATCCTCGCACAGCTTCGTTGCGGTATTGCACGAGGACATGCCTTTCCTGGTCGACTCGGTGCGCATCGAGCTGAACCGTCGTGGCCTGACCGTACATGCCATCCATAACGCCGTGCTGGCGGTGGAGCGCAATCGCAACCACGGGCTGCTGCGTGTCGCGTCGCCGCGAGACGCCGACGCGCCCGACAATCGCGAGTCGATGATCGCCATCGAGATCGACCGCCACTCCAACCCGGAGGTACTGGCCGAGATCGAGCAGTCGCTGCACGAGGTGCTGCGCGACGTACGCACCGCCGTGGGCGACTACGAAGCCATGTGCGATCGGGCCCGTCAGGCCGTTGCCGAACTTCAGGCCAGCCGCCCCGAGCAGATTGAGCCTGGCGATCACGAAGAAGCCGTTGCCTTCATCGAATGGCTGATACGCGACAACTTTACCTTCCTTGGCTACGACGCCTACGACATCGAATCCGACGCCGAGGGCGACCGGCTGGTCAGGGACGAACAGAGCAAGCTGGGCGTGTTTCGCCTGGACCTGTCGCGCTACCAGGAACGTATCCGTACCGAGCTCGGCATCGATGGCAACCGTTTCGTGCTGGTACCGCAGCTGCTCTCCTTCGCCAAGAGCGCACACCATGCCCGTGTGCATCGTCCCACCTACCCGGATTACATTTCGATCGACCGCTATGACGAGCAGGGCCGGCTGGTCGGGGAACATCGCTTCCTCGGTCTGTTCACGTCCAGCGTCTACAACGAGTCGCCGCGCAACATTCCGCTGCTGCGGCACAAGCTCAAGGCGGTGATGGAGATCGCCGGCTTCAATCCCAAGGGGCACAACGGCAAGCAACTGCTGCAGATCCTCGAGGTCTACCCGCGCGACGACCTGTTCCAGATCGATACCCAGGAGCTTGCCCGTACGGCGCTGGGTATCCTGGACATTCGCGAGCGGCGCCGGGTACGGCTGTTCATCCGTACCGACCGCTCCGGGCGTTTCCACTCGTGCCTGGTGTTCGTGCCGCGTGACGTCTTCTCCACCGACCTGCGCGTGCGCATCCAGAACCTGCTGTGCGAGGAGCTCGACGCTACCTTCGGCGACTTCAACACCTATCTTTCCGAGTCGATCCTGGCGCGCATCCAGTTCATTCTGCGCTTCCGCGGCGACGCGCCGCGCGAGGTCAACCTCAAGCGCCTCGAGGCCAAGGTGGCCCAGTTGGCCCGCAGCTGGCGCGACGAGTTGCACGAGGCATTGGTCGAGGGGTTCGGCGAGGAGCAGGCCAACCGGCTGATGGATCGCTTCCGCGACGGCTTTCCGGCCAGTTATCGCGACGACTTCGGCTCGCGTACGGCGGTGTTCGACCTGCAGCACCTGGCCGAGCTCGATGCCGGCGAGCCGCTGGCGCTCTCGCTCTACCGCCTGGTGGAGGAGGAGGGTAGCGGGGTCAACCTCAAGCTGTTCCAGCGCGACCACACCATCCCGCTTTCCGACGTGCTGCCGGTGATGGAGAACCTGGGGCTGCGAGTGATCGGCGAGCGGCCCTACGAGATCGTCGCGCCCGACGCGCGCTACTGGCTGCACGACTTCAACCTGGAGCACCACACCAGCACCGAGGTCAGCCTGCAGAAGATGCGCGAGCCTTTCATCGAGGCGTTCAAGCGCATCTGGGTCGGTGAGGCGGAGAACGACGGCTTCAACCGCCTGGTGATCGCCGCCAACCTGGACTGGCGTGAAGTGGCCATGCTGCGGGCCTATGCCCGCTACCTGAAGCAGATCCGCTTTGGCATGTCGCAGGATTACATCGCCACGACTCTGACCAGCTACCCGGAAATCACCCGTGAACTGGTGGTCCTGTTCAAGCTGCGCTTCGATCCCGAGCAGCGTCCCGACGACGCCGAGATCGACGCCTGCATCGAGCGCATCAATCGCCACCTCGACGGTGTGGCGAGCCTCAACGACGACCAGCTGTTGCGCCGTTTCGTGGAGATGATCCAGGCTACGTTGCGGACCAACTACTACCAGCGCAGCGCCGATGGCGGGTTCAAGGACTACATCGCCTACAAGCTCGATCCCAAGCGGATCACCGGCATGCCCAAGCCGCGCCCGGCCTACGAGATCTTCGTCTGTTCGCCACGGGTCGAGGGCGTTCATTTGCGCGGCGGCAAGGTGGCGCGCGGTGGGCTGCGCTGGTCGGATCGCCAGGAGGACTTCCGCACCGAGGTGTTGGGCCTGGTCAAGGCGCAGCAGGTGAAGAACGCGGTGATCGTGCCGGTGGGTGCCAAGGGCGGCTTCGTCTGCAAGCGGCTGCCCGAGAGTGGCGACCGCGACGCCATCCAGCAGGAGGGCATCGCCTGCTACAAGACCTTCATCCGGGCGCTGCTCGATGTCACCGACAACCTGGTCGGCGGCGAGGTGGTGCCGCCGCAGAACGTGGTGCGGCATGATGACGACGACGCCTACCTGGTAGTCGCGGCCGACAAGGGCACCGCGACCTTCTCCGACATCGCCAACGAGATCTCCGCCGAGTACGGCCACTGGCTTGGCGACGCCTTTGCCTCGGGTGGCGCCAACGGCTACGACCACAAGAAGATGGGCATTACCGCGCGGGGTGCCTGGGAGTCGGTGAAGCGCCACTTCCGCAACCTCGGCCTGAATACCCAGGAGGAGGAGTTCAGCGTCGTCGGCATCGGCGACATGGGCGGCGACGTGTTCGGCAACGGCATGCTGCTCTCCGACAAGATTCGCCTGGTGGGCGCCTTCAACCACCTGCACATCTTCGTCGACCCGCACCCCGATGCGGCGGCGACCTTCGCCGAGCGCGAGCGCCTGTTCCATCTGCCGCGTTCCAGCTGGGAGGACTTCGATGCCTCGCTGATCTCCGAGGGCGGCGGCGTGTTCAAGCGCAGTGCCAAGTCGATCCCGATCTCGCCGCAGATGAAAGAGGTCTTCGGCATCGAGGAGGATCGCCTCTCACCCAACGACTTCATCCGGGCGATGCTCAAGTCCCACTTCGACCTGCTGTGGAATGGCGGCATCGGCACCTACGTCAAGGGCAGTGCCGAGACCGATGCCATGGTCGGCGACAAGGCCAACGACGCGTTGCGCATCAACGGCAGCGAGCTCAACTGTCGCGTGGTCGGCGAGGGCGGCAACCTGGGCCTGACCCAGCGCGGTCGCATGGAGGCGGCGGCACGTGGCGTGCTGGTCAACACCGACTTCATCGACAATGCGGGTGGCGTCAACTGCTCCGACCATGAGGTCAACATCAAGATCCTCATCGACGAGGTGGTCAAGCGCGGCGACATGACCGAAAAGCAGCGCAACCAGTTGCTGGCCGACATGACCGAGGAAGTGGCCGATCTGGTCATTCTCGACAACTACCGACAGACCCAGGCGCTGGACCTTTCGCAAATCCTGTCGCGCTATGGCATCGGCCCGTATCGTCGCTTCGTCAGCGAACTCGAAGCCGCCGGCCAGATCGACCGCGAACTCGAGTTCCTGCCTTCCGACGAGGAGCTGCAGGAGCGGGCCAATGCCGACCAGGGTATGACCCATCCGGAACTCTCGGTGCTGATCTCCTACGCCAAGAGCGTGCTCAAGGGCGACGTGCTGGCCTCCGATGTGCCCGACGACCCCTACATCCAGCAGTACGTGGAGCGGATCTTCCCGCGGGTGCTGGTCGAGCGCTTCCATGACGAGATGTACGAGCACCGCCTCAAGCGCGAGATCGTCACCACCCAGGTGGCCAACGACCTGGTCGATCACATGGGCATCGTCTTCGTGCGTCGCCTGATCGACTCCACCGGCGCCAGTCCGGCCGATATCGCCCGGGCCTACATCGTCGCGCGCGACAGCTTCCAGCTTTCCGACCTGTGGGAGCGAATCGAAGCGCTGGACAACCAGATTCCGAGCCAGGTGCAGTACGCCATGATGCTCGACCTGATGCGGCTCATCCGGCGCACTACCCGCTGGTTCCTGCGCCAGCGCCTGGGGCTTTCCACTCGCGACGCCATCGAGTACTTCGCGCCGCGTGTCGCCCAGTTGCAAGAGAGCATCGGCGAGCTGCTGCGCGGCGAGGAGCGCGAGCGCTGGGAGCAGAAGCGCGCCGAGCTGCTCGAAGCCGGCGTTCCCGAGGAACTTGCCGCCACGGTGGCGGCATCGGGCAGCCTCTACGGCGCGCTGGGCATCATCCAGGCGGCGCGTCAGGCCGACGAGAAGCCGCAGCGTGTCGCCGAGGTTTTCTTCGAGATCGGCAATCGCCTCGAGCTGCCGTGGATGATCCAGCAGGTGAGCAACCTTCAGGTGCGTGACAGCTGGCAGGCCCAGGCTCGCGAGACCTTCCGCGACGACATCGATCGCCAGCAGCTGGCGCTGACCGTCAGCGTGCTCAAGGCCGAGGATGGCCGTGAGCCCGACGATCGGGTCGACAACTGGCTGGCGATTCATGCCTCGCTGCACGAGCGCTGGTGCCGCCTGATCGCCGAGGTGCGCGGTGGCAGCCAAGCGAGCTTCCCGCTGTTCGCAGTGGCGGTGCGCGAGCTGGTCGACCTGGCCGAAAGCAACGGCGAGGCCTGA
- the rmf gene encoding ribosome modulation factor, which translates to MKRQKRDRFQRAYLHGYKAGISGRSRDDCPSQDVNIREYWMSGWREGRGDQWAGMTGVSGIHKNPMVL; encoded by the coding sequence ATGAAAAGACAGAAACGTGATCGCTTCCAACGCGCCTATCTCCATGGCTACAAGGCCGGTATTTCCGGGCGCTCCCGCGACGACTGTCCCAGTCAGGATGTCAACATACGTGAATATTGGATGAGTGGTTGGCGTGAAGGCCGAGGGGACCAATGGGCCGGCATGACCGGCGTCTCCGGCATTCACAAGAACCCGATGGTGCTATAA
- the murI gene encoding glutamate racemase, which yields MSGPILIFDSGVGGLSVVPPLRRHLPDAALVYACDNAMMPYGTRPDDWLVARILAVCEAAVAASGCCVLVVACNTASTLALDALRAHLKVPVVGTVPAIKPAAAMSASRHIGLLATSATVARPYTDRLIEAFAADCRVTRVAADPLVREAERFLAGDEPDQAIIDTVTAPLWASADLDTVVLGCTHFPLLGERLIAASPRPIRLIDSGEAIARRTAEVAGDPTPRTGRDQGLATAPDARLARALARFDFDEPRLLIVG from the coding sequence ATGTCCGGCCCGATACTGATCTTCGACTCTGGCGTTGGCGGCCTGTCGGTGGTGCCGCCCCTGCGGCGCCACCTGCCCGACGCCGCGCTGGTGTATGCCTGCGATAACGCCATGATGCCCTACGGTACGCGCCCCGACGATTGGCTGGTGGCGCGCATCCTTGCGGTATGCGAGGCGGCTGTTGCCGCAAGTGGCTGCTGTGTGCTGGTGGTGGCATGCAATACCGCCAGTACCCTGGCGCTGGATGCCTTGCGTGCACACCTGAAGGTGCCGGTGGTGGGTACGGTGCCGGCGATCAAGCCCGCCGCGGCCATGAGCGCGAGTCGCCATATCGGCCTGCTGGCGACCAGTGCTACCGTGGCGCGCCCTTATACCGATCGCCTGATCGAGGCCTTTGCCGCTGATTGTCGCGTCACCCGGGTCGCCGCCGACCCACTGGTGCGCGAGGCCGAGCGCTTTCTGGCCGGCGACGAGCCGGACCAGGCCATCATCGACACCGTCACGGCGCCGCTGTGGGCGTCCGCCGATCTCGATACGGTGGTGCTCGGCTGCACCCACTTCCCACTGCTTGGTGAGAGGTTGATCGCGGCGTCGCCACGGCCGATACGCCTGATCGATTCTGGCGAGGCCATTGCGCGACGTACCGCCGAGGTGGCCGGCGACCCCACGCCCAGGACAGGGCGCGACCAGGGGCTGGCTACGGCGCCCGATGCGCGGCTCGCCCGAGCCCTGGCCCGCTTCGATTTCGACGAACCGCGCCTGCTGATCGTCGGCTGA